In the Bremerella alba genome, one interval contains:
- a CDS encoding ATP-binding protein has protein sequence MQLNQIQIDGFGVWHDLSVEQLSPTITVLFGHNEAGKSTLLHFLRTMLYGQEPDAERRYLPPVHGGEPGGALRVNGSMGRFKVVRRFNDDGTEEQVWIEAKDGTRQSRAQLDALLEGVDRLTYSNIFAVGLREMQLLATLDDSVAAQKIYELTSGLDRISLAEVMRELETSRCGLISGGKEEALVDQLLERHQVLKKEIEQLRGGTQEWSNLLNQRRALETQINQFQFKTGDLERVAAFVEMCQALRPEINRRNKLIEKIDGYGELPEVSRETLRHLHSLQDQISKKRTKCRELRSNYTELREKHSLIPVNQELARQAARVDALGEQRQWILSLTQQLERNEEEVGQINSEIEDLWEQTGVKTRGGKRPDLSRKQLRSLRDPLRTYENATQELEDRKRHTSTHDEELLGVESEVEESLTSLGEEDLNKALSKAGDLVNLLRRRIQVEDKIDQIRVQYRESEAETHDLLEHQMMPKPEMVFLGALFIGGGSMTLMSIFGNALLIGSGLGHFGWIFGSMAMIASYSMKRKMDNETAQQFDSAKRQLMLLDQQLDRAVSEQKELDISLPRGNGALMARLKSAEDHLVRLEELIPLGHKLGEVREKQESSTREISDLEAAVVRARKNWKDALRILDLPEDINPDLIKSLGRFLAQIHQYRKRLKAIRSENDIAEREREALLARISHLAKDVGVQPKTNDALLLLGQLEDDLVRQEGKQKQRSGLFDQGQKVRGDFRRVAAEAKELIAEREQILEEASSADEEEYLTWIVRTEEVEELQLTLESLTETIDEKIGAESTLEEIEAWLETTISKDADEQLAKLLHDHQHAEKRMQECFERRGELKVQLETLEKNDRLLHAQLELSEVEAQLEKAIEKWQTYAATSCLLEQIRRVYENDRQPETLRLASSYMRKLTDDRYIRIWTPLHENTLFVEERDADSKSLAHLSEGTREQVFLSVRLALIHLFARQGRVLPVILDDVLVNFDSKRSKATAEVFKEFAAEGHQLLIFTCHEHIAAMFQGMGADVRALPKFTGICRPGLIEIDEPLPAMELPAPKPEPEPVPEPKPEPKPAPKPKVKQAPLPEPKVTVHIEDPKPEPVPPPSYKYTEVVLPEYVPIEYEVIKKVEPVKEVPLPLPVVKLPKEEPVRLRCDILQEEVSYRLKGSEVTDKYLLSLSDFGFEMNGNVNYRLKDADSNRKPQIDWDSLLEEEPVEEEPYEEEFPVADAILEPEPQWDYAEELELELEPEPELELAPEPQPVPASPPKPKPLPAPPQKKMRLRYVYTDHDEFGWDSPRRWYETKDPRKDHDEVIVREEIVDEKEAS, from the coding sequence GTTTGGATTGAAGCCAAAGACGGAACTCGGCAAAGCCGCGCGCAGCTAGATGCGCTGCTAGAAGGGGTCGATCGTCTTACTTACAGCAATATCTTTGCAGTGGGCCTGCGCGAGATGCAACTGCTGGCAACGCTCGACGATAGCGTGGCCGCCCAGAAGATTTACGAGCTGACCAGCGGGCTCGATCGCATTTCGCTGGCCGAGGTGATGCGCGAACTGGAGACCTCGCGGTGCGGACTGATTTCCGGCGGGAAAGAAGAAGCCCTGGTCGATCAGTTGTTGGAACGGCATCAGGTCTTAAAGAAGGAAATTGAGCAGCTCCGTGGCGGAACGCAGGAATGGTCGAACCTGCTCAATCAACGCCGGGCCCTCGAAACGCAGATCAATCAATTTCAGTTCAAAACAGGCGACCTGGAGCGAGTCGCCGCGTTCGTCGAAATGTGCCAGGCTTTGCGGCCAGAGATCAATCGCCGTAACAAGCTGATCGAAAAGATCGACGGGTACGGCGAGCTGCCAGAAGTATCTCGCGAGACGCTCCGTCATCTGCATTCGCTGCAAGATCAGATCTCGAAGAAACGGACCAAGTGCCGCGAGCTGCGGTCCAATTACACCGAGCTGCGTGAGAAGCATAGCTTGATTCCGGTCAATCAAGAGCTTGCTCGTCAGGCTGCCCGGGTCGATGCGTTGGGAGAACAGCGGCAATGGATTTTGTCCCTCACCCAGCAGTTGGAACGTAACGAAGAAGAAGTAGGCCAGATCAATTCCGAGATCGAGGATCTGTGGGAACAGACCGGCGTCAAGACGCGCGGTGGCAAACGCCCTGACTTGTCTCGCAAGCAGCTTCGTTCGCTACGCGATCCACTGCGAACGTACGAGAACGCCACGCAAGAGCTGGAAGACAGAAAACGACATACTTCGACGCATGACGAAGAGCTGCTAGGTGTCGAGAGCGAAGTGGAAGAGTCGCTCACCTCGCTGGGCGAAGAGGATCTGAACAAGGCCCTATCTAAGGCCGGCGATCTGGTGAACCTGCTGCGTCGCCGCATTCAGGTCGAAGATAAGATCGACCAGATCCGCGTCCAGTACCGTGAGTCGGAAGCGGAAACGCACGACCTGCTCGAGCATCAGATGATGCCCAAGCCAGAAATGGTGTTTCTGGGGGCATTGTTTATCGGCGGCGGCTCGATGACGCTGATGTCGATTTTTGGAAATGCTTTGCTCATTGGTTCCGGGCTGGGGCATTTCGGTTGGATCTTCGGCTCGATGGCGATGATTGCTTCGTACAGTATGAAGCGAAAGATGGACAACGAGACGGCCCAGCAATTCGATTCGGCCAAGCGTCAGTTGATGCTGTTGGATCAGCAGCTGGACAGAGCGGTTTCCGAGCAGAAGGAACTCGACATCTCGCTGCCGCGCGGCAACGGGGCGCTGATGGCCCGGCTGAAGAGCGCCGAGGACCATTTGGTTCGCCTGGAAGAACTGATTCCGCTGGGACACAAGCTGGGCGAAGTTCGCGAAAAGCAAGAGTCGAGCACGCGTGAGATCAGCGACCTGGAAGCTGCCGTGGTCCGGGCTCGTAAGAACTGGAAAGACGCGCTGCGGATTCTCGATCTGCCGGAAGATATCAACCCCGACCTGATCAAATCGCTAGGTCGCTTCCTGGCCCAGATTCATCAGTACCGCAAGCGGTTGAAAGCCATTCGTAGCGAGAACGACATCGCCGAGCGAGAACGAGAAGCCCTGTTGGCTCGTATTTCGCACTTGGCCAAAGATGTTGGCGTGCAGCCGAAGACCAACGATGCCTTGTTGCTGTTAGGGCAACTGGAAGATGACCTGGTCCGCCAGGAAGGCAAGCAGAAGCAGCGATCTGGCCTGTTCGATCAAGGCCAGAAGGTCCGCGGCGACTTCCGCCGAGTCGCAGCCGAGGCGAAGGAATTGATCGCCGAACGCGAGCAGATTCTGGAAGAGGCCAGCAGCGCCGACGAAGAAGAGTACCTGACCTGGATTGTTCGCACGGAAGAAGTCGAAGAGCTGCAACTCACCCTGGAGAGCTTGACCGAAACGATCGACGAGAAGATCGGGGCCGAGAGCACGCTCGAAGAAATCGAAGCGTGGCTGGAAACGACCATCAGCAAAGATGCCGACGAACAGCTTGCCAAACTGCTGCACGATCATCAGCACGCCGAGAAGCGGATGCAGGAATGCTTCGAGCGTCGCGGCGAGTTGAAGGTTCAACTTGAAACGCTGGAAAAGAACGATCGCCTGTTGCATGCTCAGTTAGAGCTTTCCGAAGTGGAAGCCCAGTTGGAAAAAGCCATTGAAAAGTGGCAGACCTACGCGGCCACATCGTGCCTGCTGGAACAGATTCGCCGGGTCTACGAAAACGATCGTCAGCCGGAAACACTGCGGTTGGCTTCGTCGTACATGCGGAAGCTGACCGATGACCGATACATCCGGATTTGGACTCCGCTGCACGAGAACACCTTGTTTGTCGAGGAACGTGACGCCGATTCCAAGAGCCTGGCTCACTTGAGCGAAGGTACCCGCGAGCAGGTCTTTTTGAGCGTTCGCCTGGCGTTGATTCACTTGTTTGCTCGCCAAGGCCGCGTCTTGCCGGTGATTTTGGACGACGTGCTGGTGAACTTCGACTCGAAGCGGTCGAAGGCCACGGCGGAAGTGTTCAAAGAGTTCGCCGCCGAAGGGCATCAGCTGTTGATCTTCACGTGTCACGAACACATCGCCGCCATGTTCCAAGGCATGGGGGCTGACGTTCGGGCACTGCCCAAGTTCACCGGGATCTGCCGTCCTGGTTTGATCGAAATCGACGAACCCCTGCCGGCCATGGAACTACCGGCTCCGAAACCAGAGCCTGAACCCGTTCCCGAGCCCAAACCAGAACCCAAGCCAGCCCCGAAACCGAAGGTCAAGCAAGCTCCGCTGCCCGAGCCGAAGGTCACCGTTCATATTGAAGACCCCAAGCCAGAGCCAGTGCCGCCGCCATCGTACAAGTACACGGAAGTCGTGCTGCCGGAATACGTGCCCATCGAGTACGAAGTGATCAAAAAGGTCGAGCCGGTTAAGGAAGTTCCGCTTCCGCTGCCGGTCGTGAAGTTGCCCAAGGAAGAGCCGGTACGACTTCGCTGCGATATCTTGCAGGAAGAAGTCAGCTACCGCTTGAAGGGTAGCGAAGTCACCGACAAATACTTGTTGTCGTTGTCCGACTTTGGCTTCGAGATGAATGGGAATGTGAACTATCGGCTGAAAGATGCCGACAGCAACCGCAAGCCGCAGATCGATTGGGATTCGCTGCTCGAAGAAGAGCCAGTCGAAGAGGAACCGTACGAAGAAGAGTTCCCCGTGGCCGATGCCATCCTCGAACCGGAACCGCAGTGGGATTACGCCGAAGAACTCGAGCTCGAGTTGGAACCTGAGCCAGAACTCGAGCTTGCCCCAGAGCCTCAGCCTGTTCCTGCGTCTCCGCCGAAGCCGAAGCCACTACCCGCGCCACCCCAGAAGAAGATGCGGCTGCGTTACGTCTACACCGATCACGACGAATTCGGGTGGGATTCGCCGCGACGCTGGTACGAAACGAAGGATCCCCGCAAGGATCACGACGAAGTCATCGTTCGCGAAGAAATCGTTGACGAGAAGGAAGCTTCGTAA